A section of the Larus michahellis chromosome 1, bLarMic1.1, whole genome shotgun sequence genome encodes:
- the KDELR3 gene encoding ER lumen protein-retaining receptor 3, giving the protein MNIFRILGDISHLLAIIILLVKIHKSKSCAGISGKSQILFALVFTTRYLDLFTTFISAYNTVMKVIFLICAYVTVYMIYVKFRKTFDSENDSFRLEFLLVPVTGLSFLENHSFTPLEILWTFSIYLESVAILPQLFMISKTGEAETITTHYLFFLGLYRALYIANWVWRYYTENFYDQIAVVSGVVQTIFYCDFFYLYVTKVLKGKKLSLPMPV; this is encoded by the exons ATGAACATCTTCCGCATCCTGGGGGACATCTCCCACTTGCTGGCCATCATCATCCTCCTGGTGAAGATCCACAAGTCCAAGTCCTGCGCCG GTATCTCTGGGAAGAGTCAGATTCTTTTCGCCCTCGTCTTCACAACCCGCTATCTGGACCTGTTCACCACCTTCATCTCTGCCTATAACACCGTGATGAAG gtcATTTTTTTGATATGTGCCTACGTCACCGTGTACATGATCTACGTGAAATTCCGGAAAACCTTTGACAGCGAGAATGACTCCTTTCGCCTCGAGTTCCTGCTGGTCCCCGTCACAGGGCTGTCGTTTCTGGAGAACCACAGCTTCACCCCCTTGGAG ATACTCTGGACCTTCTCCATCTACCTGGAGTCCGTGGCTATCCTTCCTCAGCTTTTCATGATCAGCAAGACGGGGGAAGCGGAGACCATCACGACCCACTACCTTTTCTTCCTGGGCCTCTACCGCGCCCTCTACATTGCCAACTGGGTCTGGCGCTACTACACCGAGAACTTCTACGACCAGATCGCTGTAGTTTCCGGGGTGGTACAAACCATCTTCTACTGCGACTTCTTCTATCTCTACGTTACCAAAG TCCTAAAAGGAAAGAAGCTAAGTCTTCCCATGCCTGTTTGA